One Nicotiana sylvestris chromosome 12, ASM39365v2, whole genome shotgun sequence genomic window carries:
- the LOC104231476 gene encoding uncharacterized protein, with the protein MLVYRKACHLPVELEHKAYRAIKKLNMEMDLAGEKRLLQLNELDEFWLYAYENAKLYKEKTKRWHDKHIQHREFEPGQEVLLFNSRLKLFPGKLKSRWSGPFEVVSVKPHGVVELHDMSSNATFLVNGKRVKYYWGGDITYRKT; encoded by the coding sequence ATGTTAGTTTATAGAAAGGCGTGTCACTTGCCTGTTGAGCTTGAACAcaaagcctatagggcgattaaaaaGCTAAATATGGAGATGGACTTAGCCGGCGAGAAGAGGTTGCTACAACTCAACGAGCTTGATGAATTCTGGTTGTATGCATATGAAAACGCTAaattatataaagaaaagaccaagaggTGGCATGATAAGCATATTCAACATCGCGAGTTTGAGCCAGGTCAGgaagttctcttgttcaattcaaggctaaagctttttccCGGGAAGCTTAAGTCTCGATGGTCGGGTCCTTTTGAAGTGGTTAGTGTGAAACCTCATGGAGTAGTGGAATTGCATGATATGAGCTCCAAtgcaacattcttggtaaatgggAAGAGAGTAAAATATTATTGGGGTGGTGACATTACATATCGCAAGACTTAG